The genomic region gtaagagtaaaaggggatacacatcaagctttggtggatttggGTTGTTCCCAAACCTCTATGCACCTATCGCTTGGTGCAAGGTGGGGCATTGGGTAAGAATAAACAGGTGAggatgaggtgtgtgcatggtgacatacAGAAGTATCTGGTGGTCACCATTGAGATaagattcaggggaaaaaggcatagagtcgaggccgtggttaattcccgcctcacccatccactaattctgggaatcAATTGGCCTggttataaaaatgtattgagggtaatgtgtgtggatgggtcctgcaaagtggTTTCGCGGTGTGTGACGTGCgacgctatggctggagaggcggtgccagggccattGACGGACGCATCATTATGACGCAGACGAGGGAATCCCCATACTCAgaggcttccctgagggggatttccctctggagcagtcgcgtgatgagtccctcaaaagtgaaagtaattgatggtcaacagctccagcctaatgttgccCTCACATACccttacttttttattattataatttttttattttatcctcttttctcaccaattttggaatgcccaattcccactacttactaggtcctcgtggtggcgcggttactcacctcaatccaagtggcggaggacaagtctcagttgcctccacttccgagacagtcaatctgtgcatcttatcagtggctcgctgtgcatgacactgcggagaatcacaacatgtggaggctcatgctactctccacaatacatgcacaacttaccacttgccccattgagagcgagaaccacttaatcacgtccacaaggaggttaccccatgtgactctaacctccctagcaacctggccaatttggttgcttaggagacctggctagagtcactcagcacacatacttttctattattaaagagcggtgacgtaggacactcagaccaaagagaatacaactcagctattaTTACCAAAGAGCTGTCGGGAAATactcttccaggcagctcacaataacccaatggctggtcacttaggtcaTGAAAAGTCTTTGAACTGtataatggcccattttttttttggccgggcattcacggcgaCGTACGCAAAGGTTGTgtggcgtgccgtgaatgtcagttggtgaatccaccggccaccccaaatccattgatcgaggtcccctttgagagaattggcatggacctcgtcgggccatctggaagcagtgcctcaacatctcagcacgtagtgttgcggaggcactccgCAAATTATCTCCCAaatggggattccaaaggaaatcctcactgatcaaggcacaacattcatgtcacgtacactttgtgaactgtacgaattattatgcattaaatcgattcacaccagcgtttatcacctgcaaaccgacaggttggtcgaacgatttaataagaccttgaaaaacacGATTCGTAAGTTGGTACACAAAGATGcaaaaaattgggataagtggctcgaacccctacTGTTTGCAGTACCAGAGGTCCCGCAaccctccacagggttttccatATTTGAGCTACTATATGGGCGTCGGCCGTgcagcgtgcttgatgtcatacgggaagcttgggaagaaggaccttcaaatagcaaaaaacaaaatcaatacgttcttgaccttagagcaaaactccacactttggggcaggtaacaccaAGTGCAAGAACGTCAacgccgactgtacgacaggggcactcgactacacgaattcgcacagggagataaagtgcttgtgttgctgcccacttcgagctccaaattactcgcctaatggcaaggaccctttgaggtcacacaatgaGTTGGAggtctcgattatgaggttaggcaaacggataggggaggggcacgtcaaatttaccacctaaACCTCCTCAAATTACGGAAGGAggcagtgcctgtagccttggcaaCGGTAGTTCCTGAGGGCTGAGCTTGGGCCACAATTGGGCAGGTGAAAGTTAGGTATctagggttccacttgggtcatgggcaggtgcatccacaGGTTAATAAACCGCACGATCGCAGCTTGCCcgacgcccaagaccaaaaaggaggtaaggcagtttttggggcttgctggctactaccggaggtttgtgcctagttattctgatgtcaccagcccgctgactgaccttactaaaaagggggctcccgatctggtccagtggacagagtcatgcTGACAggctttccttttttttcttttattgattcaaaagtacacagcagagaaaaacacaacacatacacatcaaatcaacatttaaccccaccctaacccccaacaaacaccactgtggtcacatataataatacacacacaaacaaaaacaaaaaaacaaacaaaaaaattaaatatataataaacatacataattgaactatacttctctctccccatcccctcccttagagtcccccaaaaatgctaaataattaccccatttcctgacaaacaagtccccaaaccccagccttatATTTGCctcctcctcgaaagctgccaccctccccatctccgcacaccactctggaaatgatggcgctccatccaacttccaaccccttaaaataatttgtttgccaatcatgatactggtcagaaccccattttttatatgtttatcccccaaatttatgacctccccatcgcccaaagtacaaagtctggggcaaagtcaaATGTGAGTGCCCAAAAAGTCACACAAACAACTCTGAAACTTCAACCAAAAtccttggatcttaacaccccccaaaagacatgggttgtgtctccgacttctgattggcatcaccagtaggtgggtatgtctttaagaccaggcctatacaatctagagggggtccaatagaatctatgtaaaatactgaattgcataaggtgcacccttgcatctctagatgcagacttgacgttttttagaatcctagcccacactccctcctccattaccaaattaaaatttttctcctataatctcttgaGTGAAGTTGAAGCTCCCtccaccagactctgaattagcagggagtaatacactgatgcctcatgaccttttccaaaagcagtaatcacctctcccagagtatctgccactttggggggtgtgtgctactcccaaaaacaatacagagcaggtggcgcagctgtaaaaaccTGTAAAACTGAGATcttggaatcccaaaatgttgaaccaaattctcaaaagatctcaacactccactctcatacaggtcactgagtgtagtaaccctcctcacaatccactctgaccaggagaaaggggacttattaatacataatttagggttcagccatatgcttaaggcaacacttaaataaatgtctgaattaaacactctggacacttttgtccatacctagtgcaaatgcgagataacagggtgtaacttacaATTATacttattcatttggcagacgcttttatccaaagtgacttacaaaagaggaagacataagcgaatcatctttaggagacagtggtatgaaaagtgccatattacaaagtttcactagcatcagaatagtattcaaaacagattaatgtgcaacaagaatttttttttttatttattattatttttttttaatgactggttaagtgcttattgaaaatatgtttttttttttgtcgttttttgaagtcagagagtgagtcagcttctcggatggagttgggaaggtcattccaccaacgtggtacaatgaagctgaaagtccgggaaagtgttttggtgcctctttgtgttggtccaacaaggcgacattccttagccgaccgcaggcttctagtgggcgtgtagctctgcataaatgattttaggtatgctggagcagacccagtgactgttctgtatgccagcatcagagccttgaatttgatatgtgcattaaccggcagccagtggagaaagatgaggagtggtgtaacatgcgctctctttggttcattaaagaccagacgtgctgctgcattctgaatCATTtacaggggtctaattgcacatgcagggaggcctgcaatgagagcattacagtagtccagtctagttatgacaagtgactggacaagcagttgtgtggcatgttcagagaggaagggtcttatcttcctgagattgtagagtgtaaatctacatgatcttgtagAGATctgttagtttaatagaaaggctttgcaatggcaaaataggggaaagaacttcctgttaaatacaaaaccagggagggctctttcaggtggaagcgaccaatgagccaaatgtctgagaccaaatgcataataataaaacaaaatcttgggtaggcctagcccacctttgtcaatcggcctatgtaacttattaaaatgcaatctaggacgcttactattccaaatgaaggactttgctatgctatcaaattgcttaaaataagagaggggacatctacagggagagattgtagcaggtatttgaattttggaatacaattcattttaataacattaacctttccaatcatagataaatgtaatgaagcccacccgcccacattgctcgaaaacctttttattaagggtcaaaattaactaaatcagacaaatttttctgggaataaaatgcccaaatacttaatgccctgtttgggccactggaaggcgcccggctggaaagccgttactgggcagtacgctgtcagagccaaagcttcggatttcgaccaattgactctgtatcccaagaacttagaaaaggaatgaataattctatggaggcaaggcatagatctagtggggtcagagacgaatattaaaatataatctgcataaagcaaaagcttatgtgccatacctcctgccaccacccctggaaaatcatcttcccttcttatcgcggctgctaatggttccagggcaagacagaacaataatggggaaagagggcaaccctgccgggtgcccctatccagagtaaaataatctgaaattaatcaatttctttgtaccaccgctaccgggtgtctataaagtaactcaatccgtccaataaaagtattcccgaacccatatatttccaaaatcttaaaaagataatcccattctaccatatcaaatgccttttcagcgtcaagtgtgATGgctgcgaccggagtctgatcattctccactgaccacatagtattgatgaaatgcctaatgttattagaagagctgcggccccaaataaaccccacctgatctatatgtataaaggATGTCATAATCAGctggattagggaaattggatggtaactcttacactcgcacaattgcttgtgtcatggttggtggaagctttccttTCTTTAACGATTCCggataaacttctaacaaaagtggagccaattctgtagcataagatcaaaaaaattcagcggaaaaaccatctggccccggagcctagcctgtagacaaggccttaattacctcaccaagctcttcaaggttatctcagaatcaagataatttttttgctcattcatcaatttagggagatctaatggttccacaaagtttctaatgtcttcatcagtagacgaagttgtggaactatagagatcaagatagaattctttaaaagcattattaatatcaatggctgaggtaaatatttcaccaccagcagctttcactgagggaatggtagaaaaagactctctctgctttatatatcttgccaaaagcttccctgtatgtcccctgactcaaaatatgactgtcttgccctgaatagccaaaactccaccttccgcgacaaaatagtattatatctgtatttcaatcgggtcaattctctgaggccatcagaagacatttggcgcttcagctctgcctcggcacttttaatattcccttccaactccatgatttccggtgctttggattttttgatgaatgaggcatactgtatgatctgacccctaagaactgccttaagtgcctctcaagccacgcccacagaggatactgaggaccaattcaggattttgcaaaaggaatacattaaagagccaactatatgatttctttttctccatatgtggcaacacctctaaactcaccggggcatgatctgagacttattctagaataaatcttatggactgatgaacattttttatagtccctaccagatgggttcaaaagtctccaaacatctgtaagaccaagatttttacacatcctatgaagcgtcaatgttgctctaggtggcttacacacttttacttcactatgatcaaggactgagtccatcagtaAATTAAAgtatcctcccaatattatatcatgaggggtgccagcggcttgcaacatcccatcaagatctataaaaaaagccctgatcatcagggttaggtgtgtaaatattagccaaaatcaacctttgcccctgaatttcttctaaaacaataatgactcttcctaatttatctttatctgtttgagacatttgaattgtagatgtttaattatcaatgtaatgactcccctgctcttacttgagccagcactaaagaaaacatgtccaccccatatcttcccaaatttttcagcttcctgtggggaaagatgcattttttgaagaaacactatatcatatttcttacgtttaagaagggaaataaccttccttctttttatagggtgccccaacccgttcacattccacgtggagagagacaatccactcatattaacatctgacatattagaaaaacagattgtgtgtcaaaaataaaattataaagaccacattccacattagtgcaacaatcaaccccagaaattccaccccaaaaaaaaaaaaaaacgtgcgcattaaccccacgccaaccggcgtccatccctctaaactcaaacagtccatgtacgcctacgagagcccctgcaacaactttgccattgggttgctcaagtccagtgtttctatacaaaaattggtaaaacagaattacacaacagaagataatctataaaacaaactccagacattAGGTGGGATAAACACAAGGAACGTGAAGGTGTGTTCCGAAGGTgtattcctccacaaaacaaactccagcctctagaggaaccaccacacacacacacacacacacacaaaaataaatatatatatatatatataaagggggCGTTCAGTTTGCTctgacagtcaaacgaatgttcagtgagccagcccattcggCAGTTACCTGAGTGGAacagatgccctaatcactctaatgatttgtaagaaatattccacaaaacaaactccatccaataggaggcataagcacaaagaacgtgcagataccTCCACAaactttcttgtgtttttgtgaagtgttacttcacaaaacaaactccagccactaggcggaaccaacacaaaaagaaacaaagaaggcgctcagcttcctcggacggtcaagtgaatgttcattgagtcaggtccactcagctgtatcaagagcatcacacaataactcattccattgactttatgaaggacaatacttgtgggcatgtaaatgttttgcaaACATCCTTAgcgtctattctcaatttggccgggaacatcagtgcaaaagcgaccttccgttgttgttagagtttcttgcattccttgaatcgatcacgtttctctcttgtcgaatttgcaaagtctgggaacaagaaaatgttgtggttcttccaagaaagtcttcctttactcctcgcctcgcgtaacacaagatctttataggatgatctcagaaatttggccagaattgattggggcctgtctaccacagtggatctccgagccgggaccatgtgagctcgctcgatttccatcttatggcctgttatgttgagcagactcgggaagagctcatctaggaatttcatcatatctcggccttcttcattctcaggaattccaacaattcggacgttgttccactgattacgattctcaaggtcttcccaTTTTAAAGTgaagtgaaaataaagtgaaatatttcaagccatttttgttttaatctaaGTGCATAAATTgacatacttttcagaaggttgacatttctgtattataaattctttattccaatattttgagatactggattttttatttccatgagctgtaagccaTAACcatcaagattaaaacaaaaacataaaaggcctgaaatatttcactttatgtgtaatgaagctagaatatatgaaagttccactttttgatttaaattatggtaaaaaaaatgaactttccacgatattcagattttttgagatgcacctgtagaagaGGCACATTCGAACTGTTCTTTCACATTTTcagaattcatgcatttttaaaactattttataaatatatatttgaagacaaagaataatctctaatattttgggtgggcctgggtctaatttgggtggccAAGGCCCTTGGCTACTCCACTGCCATGATCTAGACAAATCTGGAGACAATGAATCAGGGTCTACCAATATACTTATCTATTTATGAATTTTAATGACAGATACCATTAAATTAATAAGGGAAAACTGTGCATCTCCAAGCTGTCTGGGATATTCGGTGGTTGTAAATAAATAAGCTATGTCACAAACATGAAAGTTTTTGAGCATGcaatttgtatgatttttttaattctttttcaatttttattattgaacaaattattaatgatatgacacactagtgattgatgtgtgtgtgtgtgtgtgtgtatatatatatatatatatatatatactgtctatatatatatatatatatatatatatatttatatatttcaagtcATGGGAACCCAGGATACACACGTGATGAGATGCATTGtttaaacacacaaataaaaacatgaaatacctgtctaaaaattaaacttctgtatgaccaattttttttaatatgttttcacactataagtaaaaaataaaaaataaaaaaaaaactttaatgctGTAGATAATCTACAATGAATTGTGTAATGATGggattaatttgtgtgtgtgtgtgcatgtgtgcatgcgtGAGTGTTTTTATAATAGCAGCCTACAGTGAATATGTTGAAACAATTTACTGCAATAAAAAGGCAAAGGGAACAACTTCTGTAGTAAAATAACCTTCATATTGGTTCCATAGATTCGGAAGGGGTAAACCTCTGGTGTAATTAATCCCAGCTGTTCCCAATAATGGCAAAGTAATCTATTAGCTGGCGTAATCTCCGAATTCTTTAAATGAGGCAGTTTCAATTCATCCGAGTAAGCAGTTGATGggtttttaaacagtgagtagtTTTCACAGACTTCTAGTTGTTCTTATAATCACAAGTTTGAGTTGCACAAATTGAGCAGAAGAATAATTGTAGGCCTGTAAATGTGCTGCAGGTCTTCTTCAGTGATTGTGGTGTTGGAAGGTTTTCATAAATTCCTGTGGATGATTGGCTTTCATCATGAGTGTCAAGGAGATTTGTGTTTGGACATGGTTCATTTTAGCGGTTTTCCTCTTCTCTGTTAATGGTGAAACCTCAGGACCGTAAGTCATCTGAAAGTTGTGTATGTTATAATGTAAAGTCTGGATTCATTCCAGTGAATTGGTTCGTTCCAGTGGTTCACGTAAGTGTACAGCTGAAGTGTTGGAGTCACTTTGAGGCTCTTTCTTAGTGTAActatttaaatgttttggttCAATTTTCTTTCACCAGAATTGAGAAATTTGGCTTGGTAATGGTAAGTTAAACTTGCTGAAGAAACAGGGCTAGACCATTCACCTCTTTATGTAGCCTACACACTTCAAATGGTGGAGCCCTTCAAATGAAGTCACTGTGTGCCATTACTAAAGTTACATTTGGTTCTACAACTTTCAAATgataaatattttagcctataaAGATTTCTGCATTTCAAGTGAAGGTTCCATCAAATTGaagtttatgaaattgaaatgcagaATGTACAATTTCACTAacagcagcttttttttttttaaggctgcTTTGTGTGTACCGTGTACTTGAGTAGGCTTATTTAGGCAATTGTGTTCATTGGCATGATACGAATcaagtttcttctttttttacagatttttcaTGGTAACGTTTCCTGTAGTGATTGAGTCGGGCTCTCAGGCCAGGCTGTGTGTTAGTCTTTACAAACCAAATGAGACTCTTTCAATGAACATTCATCTGGTTAATAATGGCCTGAAAATACCTTTGTACAAGACTGAAGCAAAGACTGGATTTCATCATTGCTTTTGCTTCCAGGTCTGTCATCAACTTCTGATATTTGGGGGGGGAGGTTTTCCTAGTCATGTTTTGGAAGATGGTAATTACCTGCCCGCCCCCCCTCCAGGCTCCACTGGTAGTGGGAGAATCTGTGCAGAAAATAAAAACCGTAATTAAGGGGAGGCATTTTAATGTGGCTGAGGAGAGGAAAGTCCTTTTCAAAAGTTACGACAATTTGACGTTTATCCAAACGGATAAACCAATCTATAATCCAGGTCAAACAGGTGAGGTATGAATGCTTTGAAGCATACTTTTTGGAATGTAGAAAATCTGTTTCGACACCTTGTCGAGTCTAATATTTGTAACTTGTTctcattttgaagtgtttttcagagttgtaacaATGGATGACAATTTTGTGCCTCTCAATCAGATGGttggttttatattttacatatgtAACATTATCAAATGATGCCCTTATGCATATTAGTGTTCACAAATGCTCCAGGAAGCCTTGTATGTGTGGTATGATTTTGAATTATGACTTTGTGGCTGTAGTTTTTAATGGTGGTTCTCTTTACAGTACAGTATGGTTGTGGTGGAGGTAAGACTCCCCTGTACATAGTTTGGACAATACATATGCTTTAGTTTACATTTTGGGTGCTTTGGTCATTTCATTAACTTCACTTTAATAGGATAATCAGAATAACAGGATTGGTCAGTGGACAAATGTTTCCTCCTCGAGGTGGATCTTGCAGCTTTCTCATGAATTAAACCCAGAAGCTCCGCAAGGCATGTACACTCTGATGGCTTTTATTGGTGACTGGATGGTTAAATGGCCTTTTGAGGTGAAAAAGTATGGTAAGTCCTTGTACAATCTACAGCATTTTAAAGACTGGGTTTCAGCAGGAGTTGAGTTTAAGAGTTGACTCTTCTAACCCAGTTTTACCCAAGTTTGACATCACTTTGAAAGTGCCGCAGACACAGAGTGTTGGTGAAGTTGGACTGAAAACTGAGGTTTGTGCAAGGTAAGTGGAcctcaaaccccccccccccttccaatCTTTTTAAAAATCTGAGGCTGACTTTTGTACCATTACTCAGGTACACATATGGACAACCTGTTCCTGGTAGCACACTGGTTAAAGTGTGCCGTAGTCCTTTTGACTACGTTTCTGTTCCTGGGTTGGTTCCTCTGTGTTCAACTAAAACTGCTgtggtgagtcactacaccactgcAATACAATGTATGTGTCCTTATTTCTGTGCAGTGATGTTCACTTTCTCATCTCAGATGAATGAGACTGGTTGTGCCTCCATTATCTTCAGTACATCTGCTTTCTTGAGCTCCATTTTTGAGAACTCTCTGCAGGATTCTCTTCTAGTTAATGCAAGTGTAACAGAGGAGGGAACAGGTGAGCTTTTCTTGACCcagaatatacacacacacacacacacacaaaaagtgtgTAAATGGTGTTAACCAGCAGATCATGATTCTGTTCCAACTCCCCAGATGTAGTCATGACAAAATCTGAAACCATATCCTTAACTTACGAAATTGGAAGGGTCATGTTTATGGCGATCCCTGACTTTTTTACGCCTGGCTCAGCTCTAAAGGGAAAGGCAAGTGAAAGTGTcctaatttaattaaaatggattaaattcattttcctcaattctacaaaNNNNNNNNNNNNNNNNNNNNNNNNNNNNNNNNNNNNNNNNNNNNNNNNNNNNNNNNNNNNNNNNNNNNNNNNNNNNNNNNNNNNNNNNNNNNNNNNNNNNNNNNNNNNNNNNNNNNNNNNNNNNNNNNNNNN from Myxocyprinus asiaticus isolate MX2 ecotype Aquarium Trade chromosome 5, UBuf_Myxa_2, whole genome shotgun sequence harbors:
- the LOC127441215 gene encoding ovostatin-like, which encodes MVTFPVVIESGSQARLCVSLYKPNETLSMNIHLVNNGLKIPLYKTEAKTGFHHCFCFQAPLVVGESVQKIKTVIKGRHFNVAEERKVLFKSYDNLTFIQTDKPIYNPGQTVFFRVVTMDDNFVPLNQMYSMVVVEDNQNNRIGQWTNVSSSRWILQLSHELNPEAPQGMYTLMAFIGDWMVKWPFEVKKYVLPKFDITLKVPQTQSVGEVGLKTEVCARYTYGQPVPGSTLVKVCRSPFDYVSVPGLVPLCSTKTAVMNETGCASIIFSTSAFLSSIFENSLQDSLLVNASVTEEGTDVVMTKSETISLTYEIGRVMFMAIPDFFTPGSALKGKALSLYVRVFRSTGSSTVTVSSVGETYQFVVNETN